One part of the Cyanobacterium stanieri LEGE 03274 genome encodes these proteins:
- a CDS encoding ABC transporter ATP-binding protein, whose protein sequence is MLSLKNVGYHPAATPTPIITNINLNLEPQKLGLIVGKSGSGKTTLLEILAGLAENTSGKIIWQGEEITSIELQQLSGLVFQFPERHFCGSNILEELRLGHPELSAIKVKEALTEVGLENISYETPPHALSGGQQRRLSLAVQLIRQPNILLLDEPTAGLDWLMRDQLVNLLAKLKQHWTLLIVTHDASDLISIADYCWRIEAGKIESVAPSDFTVKPPLEINWHQ, encoded by the coding sequence ATGCTTTCCTTAAAGAATGTTGGTTATCACCCTGCCGCTACGCCCACCCCCATCATCACAAACATAAACCTAAACCTAGAACCTCAAAAACTAGGGCTAATAGTCGGTAAAAGTGGTTCAGGAAAAACTACCCTCCTCGAAATCTTAGCCGGATTAGCCGAAAACACCAGCGGTAAAATTATTTGGCAAGGGGAAGAAATAACCTCCATAGAATTACAGCAACTTAGCGGATTAGTCTTTCAATTTCCCGAAAGGCATTTTTGTGGCTCAAATATCTTAGAAGAATTACGCCTCGGACATCCCGAATTAAGCGCCATCAAAGTAAAAGAAGCCCTCACCGAAGTAGGTTTAGAAAATATTAGTTATGAAACTCCTCCCCATGCCCTTAGTGGTGGACAACAAAGACGTTTATCCCTTGCGGTGCAACTCATACGACAACCCAATATTTTACTTCTTGATGAACCTACAGCGGGATTGGATTGGTTAATGCGCGATCAATTAGTTAATCTTTTGGCAAAATTAAAACAACATTGGACATTATTAATTGTTACCCATGATGCTAGTGATTTAATTTCCATTGCCGATTATTGTTGGCGCATTGAGGCAGGAAAAATAGAGTCCGTTGCCCCCTCCGATTTTACTGTTAAACCACCACTAGAAATAAACTGGCACCAGTAA
- a CDS encoding DNA phosphorothioation-associated protein 4 — translation MVSRVRIDQNKASLVQSLIFSHDNPEGVFDTYADVMAFAAAVGKKYDYRLPLETIAQEPNPISYDIFISRGYDLLVDVLTIMTMGNLDFLSDENSSQERRITLFEQYANGGLSYLQEQLTGAIDYQERLLLLLDKERHTPKVSQEFDLSRFL, via the coding sequence ATGGTTAGTAGAGTTAGAATTGACCAAAATAAGGCATCTTTAGTTCAAAGTTTAATTTTTAGTCATGATAACCCAGAGGGGGTGTTTGACACCTATGCTGATGTTATGGCTTTTGCGGCGGCCGTGGGTAAAAAATATGATTATCGTTTACCTTTAGAAACCATTGCCCAAGAACCTAATCCGATTAGTTATGATATTTTTATATCCCGTGGTTACGATTTATTGGTTGATGTTTTGACTATTATGACCATGGGTAATTTGGATTTTTTATCCGATGAGAATAGTTCCCAAGAGCGTAGAATCACTCTTTTTGAACAATACGCCAATGGTGGTTTGTCTTATTTACAAGAGCAGTTAACCGGGGCGATCGATTATCAGGAAAGACTTTTGTTACTGTTAGATAAGGAAAGACATACTCCTAAGGTTAGTCAGGAATTTGATTTAAGTCGTTTTTTGTAA
- a CDS encoding molybdenum cofactor guanylyltransferase has translation MISVLILAGGKSSRMGFDKALIEIEGEYLLSKTYHIARELSNEVFILTSPEHQYQSFLPNDTQFIIEPHPYQGPLVAFAHGLSFIHSPWVLLLPCDLIYLQTQEIKSWLKLLPSVSEETIALLPTHKKGWECLSGFYRRDCLSSLQKSLNGGNKSFQRWLKGEKVTPLMVQDRRVLYNCNTPEDLAKWTEYSSFGDNLS, from the coding sequence ATGATTTCCGTATTGATTTTAGCTGGGGGAAAAAGCTCCCGTATGGGCTTCGATAAGGCTTTGATAGAAATTGAAGGAGAATACTTATTAAGCAAAACCTACCATATAGCCAGAGAATTAAGCAATGAAGTATTTATCCTCACCTCCCCCGAACATCAATATCAATCTTTTCTGCCTAATGATACTCAATTTATCATTGAACCTCACCCCTACCAAGGCCCTTTAGTTGCCTTCGCCCATGGTTTATCCTTCATCCATAGCCCATGGGTTTTATTATTACCTTGCGATTTAATTTATCTTCAGACTCAAGAGATTAAATCATGGTTGAAACTATTACCCTCCGTATCAGAAGAAACTATTGCCCTTTTACCAACCCACAAAAAAGGATGGGAGTGTTTATCGGGCTTTTATCGCCGTGATTGTTTATCATCTTTACAAAAATCCCTGAATGGGGGTAATAAATCTTTTCAAAGATGGTTAAAAGGAGAAAAAGTAACCCCCCTGATGGTTCAAGATAGGAGGGTTTTATATAATTGTAATACCCCTGAAGATTTAGCGAAATGGACCGAGTATTCTTCTTTCGGAGATAATTTGAGTTGA
- the ntcA gene encoding global nitrogen regulator NtcA, with product MQPIPTQEQPLASVFRQIGGGMYNPVMEKFERGKTIFFPGDPAERVYFLVKGAVKLSRLYEAGEEITVALLRENSVFGVLSLITGQKSDRFYHAVAFTPVELLSAPIEHFQRSLQDNPELSRLMLQGLSSRILQTEMMIETLAHRDMASRLVSFLLILCRDFGIPSLNGITIDLKLSHQAIAEAIGSTRVTVTRLLGELRQDGMISITKKKITVHNPVALSQQFA from the coding sequence ATGCAACCAATTCCTACTCAAGAACAGCCCCTAGCTTCAGTATTTCGTCAGATAGGGGGGGGAATGTATAACCCCGTTATGGAGAAGTTTGAACGGGGAAAGACAATTTTTTTTCCTGGAGATCCTGCGGAAAGGGTATATTTTTTAGTTAAAGGAGCGGTTAAGTTATCTCGTCTTTACGAGGCAGGGGAAGAAATTACGGTGGCTCTTTTGAGGGAAAATAGTGTTTTTGGGGTTTTATCTTTGATTACTGGGCAAAAGAGCGATCGCTTTTACCACGCTGTAGCATTTACCCCTGTGGAATTATTATCCGCTCCCATTGAACATTTTCAACGCTCTTTACAGGATAATCCTGAGTTATCTCGTCTTATGTTACAGGGGTTATCTTCTCGTATTTTACAAACGGAAATGATGATCGAAACCCTTGCCCACCGTGATATGGCTTCTCGTTTGGTGAGTTTTTTGTTAATTCTTTGTCGTGATTTTGGTATTCCTAGTCTTAATGGTATTACCATTGACCTTAAATTGTCCCATCAGGCGATCGCCGAGGCCATCGGTTCTACCCGTGTAACGGTTACCCGACTTTTAGGGGAACTCCGCCAAGATGGTATGATTTCCATTACCAAGAAAAAAATTACCGTCCATAACCCCGTTGCCCTCAGTCAACAATTTGCCTAG